From one Sardina pilchardus chromosome 6, fSarPil1.1, whole genome shotgun sequence genomic stretch:
- the LOC134082029 gene encoding uncharacterized protein LOC134082029 yields MSVSQEGLLRSREDCSGQIRHLERSVGSVVEVMEEMMRKLDCTERQGTSANVQTTPTMSELRRLQAQRGHEHVVWQAELQKKDRQITALKEEQERLLLLLWGERERYRSERKDVDRDRETERAVWRERMSDRERHILTTVLAVTEMKLTLNWSAGPEVQQVNTETVYREFQRNCTEQETKGQPMPRKLERGCNSGGQKWTHDTSSRTTSTSTLTPAMVTDTVKADEQEALRALLLEKDRRQRRGTKAAEQTGHGEGVNARAGAERRFWSPLRGFSWFGITRKSTSHGRVSGARESSARMYV; encoded by the exons atgtcagtcagtcaggagGGACTACTGAGGTCAAGAGAGGACTGTTCTGGGCAAATCCGACACTTAGAGAGAAGTGTCGGCAGTGTTGTCGAGGTAATGGAGGAGATGATGAGAAAACTCGactgcacagagagacaggggacCAGTGCTAATGTCCAAACCACCCCGACTATGTCAGAGTTAAGGAGACTGCAGGCCCAGCGAGGCCACGAGCATGTCGTGTGGCAGGCTGAGCTgcaaaagaaagatagacagatcaCAGCTCtcaaggaggagcaggagcggcTCCTGCTACTTctctggggagagagggagcggtacaggagtgagaggaaggacgtggacagggacagagagacagaaagggccgtgtggagggagaggatgagcgACCGAGAGAGACATATACTGACAACCGTCTTGGCTGTAACAGAGATGAAACTGACACTG AATTGGTCTGCTGGTCCTGAAGTTCAACAGGTAAACACCGAAACAGTTTACAGGGAATTTCAAAGAAATTGCACAGAGCAAGAAACGAAAGGACAGCCAATGCCGAGGAAGTTGGAGAGAGGCTGTAACTCAGGAGGACAGAAATGGACACATGACACGAGTTCACGGACGACGTCCACTTCAACGCTGACACCAGCTATGGTAACAGATACGGTAAAAGCAGATGAGCAGGAAGCACTGAGGGCTCTACTGCTGGAGAAAGACAGACGGCAGCGGAGAGGGACAAAAGCCGCAGAGCAAACAGGGCACGGGGAGGGTGTGAACGCCAGAgccggagcagagaggagattctggagtccGCTGCGAGGGTTTAGCTGGTTTGGCATCACAAGAAAAAGCACATCACATGGAAGGGTGTCTGGGGCAAGAGAGTCCAGCGCGAGAATGTATGTGTAA